GAGCGGTCATGAAGTTTGACATCAACGTTACGGGGCTCAAGGCCGTGTGCATTCGCAAAGAATCCGCTTCTGCTGAAGATATTACTGATGAAGAATGTGGAGCGAAGTCGATTTCCGATATAACCCGTATGAAAGTGTAAGCCCGTTTCCTTGCCCGCAGTATTTCGCAACATGTTTCGGTACAGGCCGACAGCATAATCATAAATGAACACTGTGTCTGCAGGCACGCGGTAGTCGGCATAATCCTGATGGGTAACGCGGGAATCAAAGAACCAGTTTTCATATCGGCCGAAAAGGTTCACTGATGTGCCATAATGATTATTATTGCTTTTAGCGATCAAATTCACAGAACCACCAAAGCTGTTTTTTCGCGGCATTGACGATGGCTTTACATCTATTACGCCTCCAATGGCGTCGGAACCGTATATAAAAGAAGCTGCACCCTTTATCAGCTCTACTTCTCCGGCTGCGAACTGATCTATTTCCAGGCCGTGATCAGCGCCCCATTGCTGGCCTTCGTGTTTTACACCTTTATCGAGCACTACCACACGGTTGAATCCTAAACCCCGAATCAGCGGCTTTGACTGGCCCGATCCTATGCCTATTGTGCTAATACCCGGCAGGCGTTCGAGGGTCTTCATGAGACTGCCGCCTAAGTTCCTCTGAATGAAAGCCTGGTTTACTGTTTTAATATTCAATGATTCTTCGCTCATTCTTGTGCGGCTATGATCGTCGTAAACGGTTACTTCCTTTAAAAGACGGGCCGATGGTTTGAGCGCGGTGTCGGTCCGGGTAGTTTCAGAATGGCCGCTCATCAACACTCTGGTCGTTGCGGCGGGCTTTCCGATGCTATCTAAAACAACTCCCGGGAGCTTTGAATTCTGCCCGCAGAGTCGATGAAACGAGAAAATGCAAACAAAAAGAAAGTACGCTTTCTTCATTAGAAACAAGGTATACTGAGCCTGGCAGGCACGATTGATCAGCCACAAAATGGTAGATCAATACATGCCGGAATGGCTGATAAATAAAGAGTTAAATAAACCCCCGGCCGGTTAAACGAACGTGGAAATACTCAAGGCAGGCCGGTTATGCTTAACAGAGAGGGGGACCCTTGTTGGTAAAACCCTGAAGGGTGAATTTATAAATTCCTGCGTAAACCCTAAAGGCTAATGTTACAGGCTCAGGTTTTGGTGCAGCAAGAGCAGTGGGGAAAGGCAGGTGGAATTCTTTCCCCTGCCTATGAGTGTAATAGTCGCACACCTGGCATTTATCAGTGGTATTATAAACCGGCTGTTCTTCAACCTGTCCGGCCTTCAATACCCTGTGGTGGCTATGAAAGGCCGGTGCTGCGGAAATAAAAAGAAAGAGCAATGCCAGCATGAATGAACTCAGCTGGCAGCATTTGAGAAAGAGTAATTTTCCTTTTCTTTTCATTGACGCAGCAAAGTTGCATTTAATTTTTGAGAATGTCTAATCTAATGCCATTTTAAATTCATCTTTCAATTGCGTTACCTGCAGAATTTTAAAAGTCTTCAGGCCGTTCGGCATCTCCCATTGCACTTCTGATCCGGTCCGGTAGCCCAGAAGAGCAATACCAATTGGAGCAAATACAGAAACTTTGCCAAGCTTCATGTTCGCTTCTGCAGGCAGCACAATTTGAAACGTGAACTTCTGACCGCTGTGAATCTCTTCAATTTCCACTTTAGAGTCGATGCAAACGACGTCGGAGGGCAGGTCATCCGGCTTGATTACAACGGCAGATTTTAGTTCTTCTAGTAACTTTTTCTTGTTATAGTCCGAAAGGACCGAATCGTTAAGGTGCTTTTTTAGTAAATCCAGCTCTCTTTGAACTATCATTAAGTTTTCTGTTCTCATGTTAATGAATTTTTATGTTTTTAAATAGTATAAGCGTTTTAGGTGTTCTGAAGCCCGTTAACTCATACCTGTGAATAAATAGGGGCTCCGGGTTGGATGTTCTTCAATATAAATTTCCTTCAGGCTTCTTACTTCAAAAGACTGTACTTTTCTATAAAAGTGATTGGCGTTTACGTCTTCCAGCGACCGGTAAGCGCATGACTCCATGAGTTTTATAGTGCTCCTTACGGTATTGTTGAGGAAGTTTGCAATGCGTGTTCTTTGATCGTTACCTTTAGTACTGAGCAGGTGTCCTGAGTCACCACTCAGCGCCAGAGGTATGGTACTATAGCAAGCGCTGGCGCCAAGTGCGATCGCTTTCAGAATATCATATTCAGTGACCACAGGTCCAGAGAAAAGCAGCTTCACGGGCAGATCGTAATTCTCAAAAACCTTTGCTGTAAATGCCAGCGTATCGAGGTAAGCAGAGTTGTTTGCCTGGGCTATATTTGAGGCATCGGAGCCAATAAGCGGCATGGCCCTGTCAATTGTAATAAAATCAAGATACACTTCGGCAGAAAGCATTGACTGACATAAAGCTGCTATAATCTCTTTGCCCGGGTTGAATAACCGGATCCCAACCGGCTTACCGCCGGACAAAGATCTTAAGCCGTTTAAAAAGATAAGCATCCTGTTTCTGCTGAGCCGTTTCATAATGCTTTCCTCATGGACAGGAAGTGCCATTTCAATCATTTTGATATAGGGTCTGGTGGCTGTCACCTGAAACAGTTTTTCATTAAAAGAGCTGTCCGTTTTGCGGAAAGCCGGGTCTTCGTGCATTATTTGCCATATCAAGTCGCCTCCGCCTCTCAGCAGGTGCGAACTGATACCGCCCTTGCCGGTATTGATGGCAAGGCCTGAAATATTCGCGGCACCTGATAGCGCGAGCAGGGACGAGTTGCTGGCTCCCTTTTGAGTTAAAGCTTCTATGTTTAATATACTTAAGCTATATGGTTGTGTGCATTGTTCATTGCCAATTTTTACTCTCAGGTGTGCTGCGTTTAGTTTAACCGGTTTTGTGTGACTGTCTGTTTTTAAATATTCAAAACCGGGTTCGTCAGCGCGGAGCAGCGTATTGCTGACAATGTTAGTAGGAATGTTATTTGCACGACTGACAATAAGATCGTAC
The window above is part of the Arcticibacter tournemirensis genome. Proteins encoded here:
- a CDS encoding GreA/GreB family elongation factor; translated protein: MRTENLMIVQRELDLLKKHLNDSVLSDYNKKKLLEELKSAVVIKPDDLPSDVVCIDSKVEIEEIHSGQKFTFQIVLPAEANMKLGKVSVFAPIGIALLGYRTGSEVQWEMPNGLKTFKILQVTQLKDEFKMALD